The nucleotide sequence TTGAATTTTTTGAATGTCCACATGTAGAAGCGAATATTCCCGTCTTCTGAAACAATTTCGAAAGAAAACCAGGGCTTCACTTTTCCTTTCCAATAAGTTTCAAGATAGGTCGCACTTCCCTTTTGCCATAATGATGTGAGGACAAGCTCCATTGCTTCGGGAGATTTCACTAGCTCTTTTGGCAACTTAATTTCTATGAGCGCCGAACCCTGCCCCATAAGAAACATTGCGCGCCTCCAGTGGAGCCAGATATGCATAAATTGCGGAAGAAGAACCAAAGGAAGCCAGATCGGCGAGGTTTCAAAGATAACGGAAATTGTTTTTTCGAGGGCTCCAGGAAATTGAGCGAGGATAACCAGTGCAACAACGGCGAAAACTCCCACCATGAAATTTTGGAATGGCAGAAGTCCTTTATTGCTCAAATCAAAGATCGCCGGTTTTTTGGAGCCTGATGACATTTGGTTCCTTATATTCTATCGCATAGAAATATGTTTTTCCATCTACAAAAGGTGGATACGGGGAAAACAAAAAACTGCCTTGCCGGCAGTTTTTTGTTTTTATCCTACGAGAGAGTATTTTGCGTCTTTGTCTTTCTTGAAGTGCTTCGAGTTTTGGAGGTTAATCGCAATAGTGTTCTCCTTGACATATCGTTCTTTGAGCACTTTTTCAATGATTTCTTGTTTCGTCAATGGTCCGTGCTTTTCGAGAACCTTCTTGATAACGTCTTTTACCACTCCTGAAAGATATCCCCATTCAGAAAGAGCATAGAGTCCGCGTCCTACAAGCACGAATCGAGGATCTTTGATGAGCTCGTTGTGACAGGTTGCGACATGAGCCTTCTTTTTGAACGTATCGGTAATTGCTTTTGCAACTTGAGTGAAGTGGATCGGAGAGCCGTGCTTTCGGATAACGAGAAATGCGTAGTCTCTCATTCCTTTCGCTTTAATATTTGGAGAAGAAGTTAGTCCCCACTCGCCCATTGGATTTCGGCCGATCTTTTTTGAAACTGAAAGCCATCGCTTGATGATCTCTTCTTTTTTGAAATGATCAGAAAGATCTTTTACGTAATCAAGGAAAGTGTTGATGATCTCTGATTCCGGAATAATATCGTCGTCGCCAAGGTTTTTGTAAAGTTTTCGCAGTGATTCGTGTACCTTTGCAGAAAGAGCATCGTCAACATACCATCGGTGCTTGAATTCATCGTCCTCTTTCTCTCGCTTAAAGTTGTGGCTCAAAATCATGAGAAAGTTGATGTGATTCTGGGTAGAAGCATCTTTTGCAAGATGACTTAGAAAATCCTCTTCCGCAACAAATCCACCCATTTCATGAAGGATCGCTTCAAGCTCGTCAAAAGCAGCCTTTTCTTTCTTGTAGCCTTCGGATTTCTTGATGTTGTGAATCGCGTAGTTTTCGATCTGTCGAACTCGTTCTCGAGTGATGTTGTATGTCTTGCCGATCGCCTCAAGAGTCATTCGTTCCGGCTTTGCACCAAGCCCAAAACGGCTTACGAGCACATCCCTCGCGCGAGCAGGGAGAACGCCCAAAAGCTTCTTGGTTATCTGTTTTGGTTTAAATTTAATTGCTGGTGTCATTTGAATAAAATTTTACGTGCGAAGCTTTTTGCTTACATACCTATTTTCTAGCATTTGTGTGAAATAAAGTCAATTCTGTTGTGAAATAGTGTCTTTTTGGCCTCATTCCCTGTGGTCTTACAATACTATACTCCTCATTTAATGTCAAATACCCCCCAGAAAAGCTTCAAAATTAAGGTTTTTATACGACGATACTCACTAATTTATTTTTTACGTAGATAATTTTTTTCGCGGTCTTTCCCTCCATCCACTTCAGCGTTTCTGGAAGTGAGAGAGCTCTTTTCTTGGTCTCCTCCTCCCCCATCTCGCTTTCGACCCTAAATTCTCCGCGCACTTTTCCATTTACTTGTACGACGATTGTGAAGGACGATGTCCCGATCAAAGCACTATCAAATACAGGCCACTGTGCATCTTTTAGCTCTCCCTTTCCGAATAGTGACCATAATTCTTGCGTAACATGAGGAGCGAATGGTGAGAGAATTTTGAGAAAATCCGAGAATATTTCTGCTCCGATCTCTGTTTCTTTTTCGGCCTCATTTAAAAACATCATCATTGAAGAGATCGCTGTATTGAATTTGAAATCAACGATATCTTCACCAACTTTTTTGATTGTTTTGTGAAGCGAGTTTAAAAGATTCTGCGATGGCGCTGTTTTGGGCTTTTGGGCGACCTTCTGTGAAAGTTTCCAGACGCGCTCTACAAAGCGCCGTGAACCGATCATGCTTTCTGTACTCCAATTGATGGCATTTTCAAACGGACCCATAAACATTTCATAAATACGAAGTGTATCGGCGCCATAGAGCTTGATGATATCATCGGGATTAATAACATTTCCGAATCTTTTACTCATTTTCTTCCCGTCTTCGGCAAGTATGAGTCCTTGGTTCTTGAGACGCATGAATGGTTCAGTCGTCGAGACCGCTCCGATATCAAAAAGAAATTTGTGCCAGAAGCGCGCGTAAATAAGATGGCGTGTCGCATGTTCTGTCCCCCCGACGTAGACATCTACAGGCGCCCAATACTTTTCTTTTTTTGGATCTACAAATGTTTTAGAATTTTTGGGGTCCATGTAGCGGAGATAATACCAAGAAGAGCCCGCCCATTGGGGCATTGTGTTTGTTTCCCGCTTTGCAGGACCATAGCATTTCGGGCATTTCACATTTACCCATTTTGAAATTTCAGCAAGCGGAGACTCCCCCGTTCCTGTCGGCGCATATGACTTTACTTTGGGCAATTTTACCGGCAAATCCTTTTCCGGAACTGGTACAGTCCCGCACTTTTCACAGTGGATTATTGGAATCGGTTCGCCCCAATATCTTTGGCGTGAAAAAACCCAATCGCGCAGGCGGTAAGTTGTTTTTTTCACAGCAAGCTTGTTTTTTTCCAGGTACGAGATGATGTTCTGTCTTTCCTTTCCGGAGAACTTTCCTTCGAATGCTTTTGGTTCGTTAAGAACCCCATTTTTCATATCACTGAAACAAACTTCAAGGTTTCGAACTTTTTCAGCAAGGACTTTGTCCGCCGGAAAGAGTACCGGTTTCAAACGAATCTTATATTTTTTCGCAAAAGCAAAATCACGTTCGTCATGAACCGAACATTTTACAATTCCCGTACCATAATCAGCTAAAGCAAAACTGGCGATCCAAATTGGAAGGTCTCCATTCCCTACCGGGTCTACAATATATCTGCCTGTGAAAATTCCTTCTGATTCTTTTTCTTCCGCGAAGCCTTGTCCCGCACGCTTTTTAATAAGTCCTGCCGCAAAATCAAGAATCTCTTTTTTGTTCGGTATTCCTTCAAGAAGTTTTGGTAGATATGGGTGATCCGGAGCAATCACGACGAATGTATCGGCCGTAAATGCTTCAAAATGAGCCGAAAAGGTCTGAATTGTGAGCTTCGTGTCTTTGACGGGTGCCGTAAAAAGCATTCCTTCTGACTTCCCTATCCAATTTCTCTGGGATTCTTTGATTGACTCTGGCCAATTCAAGCCCGCTGTTCTTTGCCCCTTTTGGATTCTTGGCAGTATTTTTTTCTGTACCGCGTCTATTACATGCGAATAGCGGATTTCATCAGATTCCTCTGATTTATATTCTCCTGTTTGCGGATCTTTGATGAGCGATTCTACCGGATATCCGTCCCAAAAAGTTTTTGACTGTTGATCCTGCAAAATATATTCCTTGCCTTTTGCAACTAAGTTTTCGGTACCCGATGCATCGGTAAAAGAAAGAGCATAAAGGAATCTGCTTTTCGATTCCCCGTTCTTTTTCACGAAATCTTTAAGATATTTCACAACCTCCTCATCGCTTGCCCGAGGAGAATTGGGATTCGCGTGTTTCCGCATATGAACGACATTTCCATCATTTTCGGGCCATTTCTCCATCCAGAAAATGTGGTCGCTTGAAAGGGTAGGAATTCCAGTCTTTTTAAAATAATATTCGGATTTTTTCCGAGCGTTTTCCTCGAAGTCATCGCCTTCTACGAGATCGGAATCATCAATTTTTGCTATGTCGTCTAGGGATAGTAACGTTATTCCGCTTTCTTTGGGAACGCATCTCCTCCACATTTCTACTTTGGCATTATTTCTCGTTCCGATAAGAATTTTCAGAGGTTCTTTTTGAACTGGCGCGTCGAGATCAGCAAGAAGACGTTCTGCGTAGTCGGTGATTTTCAAAATCCATTGCCGCATCGGACGTTTTTCCACGACAGAACCACATCGTTCGCATTTTCCATCTTCCAAGTCTTCATTCGCGAGTCCCGTCTGGCAGGATGGACACCAATTGATCGGTTCGTATGATTCATATGCCAATCCTTTTTTGAAAAGCTCCAAGAATATCCACTGCGTCCATTTGTAGTATTTCGGATCAGTCGTGTTTATCTCCCGGGTCCAATCATAATTGAAACCCATAATGGAGAGCTGTTCTTTAAAACGCTTGATATTTTTCTTCACAGCAATTTCGGGATGAATCTTATTTTTTATCGCGTAGTTTTCCGCGGGCAAGCCAAAAGCGTCCCAACCCATAGGGTGGAGGATGTTATATCCTTTCATTTGCATAAAGCGCGAGTAGATGTCGGTAGCTATGTAGCCTTTTGGGTGACCCACATGAAGACCGTCTCCCGAAGGATATGGAAACATGTCCAAGACATAATGTTTTGGCTTTTTCGGATCTTCATGGGAGGTGTAGACTTTTTTCCGAGCCCATTCTTTTTGCCACTTCTTTTCGATCTTTAGATGATCGTATTTTTGCATGAACTTTAGAATACAATACAAAAAACGCCGGCGCAACACGCCGGCGTTTTTTTGGAATTATTTTTTGGGAGGCGGATAGAGCTGTGTATCAATTACTCGGGCAAAACAGGTGTAGCCAGAGTCATGGCTCCAGTTGTAATCTTGCGATCGTATGGGTGCGAGAGGCGCGGACACTTCGGTAAATTTTGGAGACGTAACTTTTAAGTTGAAGGTGGCGCAAAGATCGAATAAAAGCCCACCAGTAAAACGGTAAACATACTCTCTTCCCTCAGGATCTTGAGGTACACTCCAGCCAGAAATTGAATCATTTAGCTCAGAGAGTTTTTTGGGAAGTTCGCCCTTTTTCTGCCAATAGTTCACGATCTGATATTGGATATTCTGTAGGTCGTAGATTCTTTGTTCGTCGAAGCGTAATGCTCTCTCCCGCGCTGGCGAGCCTACGGTAAGAAGTCCGCCGACAAGGAGAGCTACGACTGCAAGAGCGGAGATGATGAATGCCCATCGAGCACGCTTTTTTCCATCAGCTTCTTCCCGCAGATCAATGATGTAATAGCTAAAGATTCCTCCGGTCACGATGACGACTGACAGGACCTTCAGGATAAATCGCAAGGTTATCTCGCCATTCAGGAATGTGTTGATGAGGACGATGAGAGTTACCGCAACAGCGGCTCCGGCCAGAAAAAGAGTGATGTAAGTGAGCCATCGGCGTACCCAGGTATTTTTCCGCGAAGGTTCAAGTCTTTCAGTCTTGCGCGCAAAATATGAAAAAACGATATAGAGCGGAAAGCCCACAATGAGCGTTGCCATGGCGATACGGATGCTTTGCGGTGCGCCATAGGAGTAATTCAGGGCATCTGGCATGAGGTATTCAAGAATACCGAAAAGGATATTGAGGAAAGCAATAGTTGATGCATACAGCGTTATCGAGATGGCGACGTTTAAAAAGAAGTCTTTTGGGGTGGTTTTGGTTTGTGGTTCCATGGATTTATAAGTGAGGATAATACCGAATTATATCCCCTTTTTTGCTTTGACAAAAGGGCGAGCGGGTATAATCTGGATGGAGGTTGTTTGGCGCTGTTACACATTGGAATCGAGCCTGGGAGGGCCACGGTAATGAGTGAATCACCCGCTGTAAGTGTCGATCAAGATGTCCGCACACAATTGGAGCGTCTCATTTCGCTCTTTGACACGTTCCATTGTGTTGGCGCTATCGTCGCCTGCGCCTCGATCTTTGTTTTCGGAATTTTCATCTGGGATGTCTCCTATCTAGTGGCGGGAATCGAATCGGCATTTTCAGCGCTGGTCTTCTTCGTCTACTTTCTCGTCGCCGACATCTTTGATGAACGGAGTGATGACGATGAGGAAGACGATCTCAGGGAAGCCGTTACCAGCTATCCCGAAGAGTTTTTGCGGATAAGGAGCAATTCCTTCCTGATTGGGTGGGCCCTTCTTTTCCTCATCGTGACCTGCACTCCTATAGTCCAGGAGGGAATCCTTGCTTCGCTGGTGGGGACTGTGGCTTGTTTTGCTTTAGGGATAGGTTTCCCGACCAGACTCTGCACTATTTTCTGGTATTGGGGAGATAAAAAATCACGCTGGCAAACGATTGTATGACAGTTTCGCAGTGACTCTTGGGGTCCGTTTGGGCTCCGAGAGTTTTTTTATGTTTAATCCCCAAACCACTGATTTTTAAAAAAAAAGGAGAAACGCGGTAGCGGATCTCCTTTCCATTTCAAAACTTTTTGATTTGCAGGCATCTTTCCATTTTCTCAAAAAGCCTGGGGTTTCTTCGCACATGCTTGAATGCCGAACCCCAGGGATCCAAATGGTGTCTGGCATATGAATACACCTCGACGAGCCGATCAATCCCGATCGTCTTTTCGTCCGCTTCCGGTGCATAGTTATTCAGCCGGCGAGCGAGTGCTTCGAGTGCTTCATCGCCAACAGCTAGGATTCGCATCGACCAGTCGTTTTTTCCTATCCAGTGTCTGCGCACATA is from Candidatus Paceibacterota bacterium and encodes:
- a CDS encoding sigma factor-like helix-turn-helix DNA-binding protein: MTPAIKFKPKQITKKLLGVLPARARDVLVSRFGLGAKPERMTLEAIGKTYNITRERVRQIENYAIHNIKKSEGYKKEKAAFDELEAILHEMGGFVAEEDFLSHLAKDASTQNHINFLMILSHNFKREKEDDEFKHRWYVDDALSAKVHESLRKLYKNLGDDDIIPESEIINTFLDYVKDLSDHFKKEEIIKRWLSVSKKIGRNPMGEWGLTSSPNIKAKGMRDYAFLVIRKHGSPIHFTQVAKAITDTFKKKAHVATCHNELIKDPRFVLVGRGLYALSEWGYLSGVVKDVIKKVLEKHGPLTKQEIIEKVLKERYVKENTIAINLQNSKHFKKDKDAKYSLVG
- the leuS gene encoding leucine--tRNA ligase — its product is MQKYDHLKIEKKWQKEWARKKVYTSHEDPKKPKHYVLDMFPYPSGDGLHVGHPKGYIATDIYSRFMQMKGYNILHPMGWDAFGLPAENYAIKNKIHPEIAVKKNIKRFKEQLSIMGFNYDWTREINTTDPKYYKWTQWIFLELFKKGLAYESYEPINWCPSCQTGLANEDLEDGKCERCGSVVEKRPMRQWILKITDYAERLLADLDAPVQKEPLKILIGTRNNAKVEMWRRCVPKESGITLLSLDDIAKIDDSDLVEGDDFEENARKKSEYYFKKTGIPTLSSDHIFWMEKWPENDGNVVHMRKHANPNSPRASDEEVVKYLKDFVKKNGESKSRFLYALSFTDASGTENLVAKGKEYILQDQQSKTFWDGYPVESLIKDPQTGEYKSEESDEIRYSHVIDAVQKKILPRIQKGQRTAGLNWPESIKESQRNWIGKSEGMLFTAPVKDTKLTIQTFSAHFEAFTADTFVVIAPDHPYLPKLLEGIPNKKEILDFAAGLIKKRAGQGFAEEKESEGIFTGRYIVDPVGNGDLPIWIASFALADYGTGIVKCSVHDERDFAFAKKYKIRLKPVLFPADKVLAEKVRNLEVCFSDMKNGVLNEPKAFEGKFSGKERQNIISYLEKNKLAVKKTTYRLRDWVFSRQRYWGEPIPIIHCEKCGTVPVPEKDLPVKLPKVKSYAPTGTGESPLAEISKWVNVKCPKCYGPAKRETNTMPQWAGSSWYYLRYMDPKNSKTFVDPKKEKYWAPVDVYVGGTEHATRHLIYARFWHKFLFDIGAVSTTEPFMRLKNQGLILAEDGKKMSKRFGNVINPDDIIKLYGADTLRIYEMFMGPFENAINWSTESMIGSRRFVERVWKLSQKVAQKPKTAPSQNLLNSLHKTIKKVGEDIVDFKFNTAISSMMMFLNEAEKETEIGAEIFSDFLKILSPFAPHVTQELWSLFGKGELKDAQWPVFDSALIGTSSFTIVVQVNGKVRGEFRVESEMGEEETKKRALSLPETLKWMEGKTAKKIIYVKNKLVSIVV
- a CDS encoding DUF5671 domain-containing protein; this translates as MEPQTKTTPKDFFLNVAISITLYASTIAFLNILFGILEYLMPDALNYSYGAPQSIRIAMATLIVGFPLYIVFSYFARKTERLEPSRKNTWVRRWLTYITLFLAGAAVAVTLIVLINTFLNGEITLRFILKVLSVVIVTGGIFSYYIIDLREEADGKKRARWAFIISALAVVALLVGGLLTVGSPARERALRFDEQRIYDLQNIQYQIVNYWQKKGELPKKLSELNDSISGWSVPQDPEGREYVYRFTGGLLFDLCATFNLKVTSPKFTEVSAPLAPIRSQDYNWSHDSGYTCFARVIDTQLYPPPKK